The following proteins are co-located in the Vigna unguiculata cultivar IT97K-499-35 chromosome 9, ASM411807v1, whole genome shotgun sequence genome:
- the LOC114164156 gene encoding protein SABRE isoform X4 codes for MGIQLKSTKLRSTEDLGESTRLDFQLEFSEIHLLREAGSSILEILKVDLASFVYIPVQPISPVRAETDIKLGGTQCNIIMSRLKPWLFLHSSKKKRMVLREEASVDAKPQSTDGKTIMWTCNVSAPEMTIVLFNMAGSPVYHGCSQSSHLFANNISNMGTTVHTELGELNLHLADEYQECLKESVFGVESNCGSVMHIAKVNLDWGKKDVESSEGDGPKCRLGLLVDVTGMTLCLTFKRIESLVSTAVSFQALLKSLSASKKKLTHSQGRLTKSSGKGTQFLKFNLERCSVHVWGETGLETTFVPDPKRVNYGSQGGRVLINVSADGTPRNANIFSTISNENQKLKYSVSLEIFRFSLCVNKEKQSTQMELERAKSAYQEYREENREVTNVALFDMQNAKFVQRSGGLKDIAVCSLFSATDITVRWEPDVHLSLIELVFQLKLLVHNSKLQEHGNEHMEDLSHVQDANWKKESAIGSGYLEKQKKKESIFAVDVETLSISAGLGDGVEAMVQVQSIFSENARIGVLLEGLMLSLNGARVFKSSRMQISRIPSVSANASDVKGHVTTWDFVVQGLDFHIIMPYRLQLRAIDDVIEDMLRGLKLIIAAKKKMIFPVKKEISKVKKPSSVQFGCIKFCIRKLTADIEEEPIQGWFDEHYQLLKKEAAELAIRLNFLDEFISKAKQGSKSTDTVSSSQERKVSFNNVEANVKDSSTIESMREEIYKRSFRSYYQACQNLVLSEGSGACVDDFQSGFRPSTSRTSLLSISASDLDVSLKKIDGGEVGIIEVLKKLDPVCLEKDIPFSRLYGTNILLNTGSLVVKLRNYTFPLFSGSSGKCEGHLVLAQQATSFQPQIYQDVYVGRWRKVRMLRSASGTTPPLKTYSDLPIHFQKGEVSFGVGYEPAFADVSYAFTVALRRANLSLMNPGPLILPPKKERSLPWWDDMRNYIHGRISLMFSESKWNVLASTDPYEKVDKLQIVTNSMEMHQSDGRVFVSAKDFKILLSSLESLANKRGIKIPAGVSGAFLEAPVFTLEVTMDWDCESGDPMNHYLFALPAEGKPRDKVFDPFRSTSLSLRWNFSLRPFPPPSQKESSSSITRDIEGDATAFDNFQTSQNVSPLSPTFNFGAHDLAWILKFWSLNYIPPHKLRSFSRWPRFGIPRIARSGNLSLDKVMTEFMLRLDATPACIKNMPLDDDDPARGLTFAMTKLKYELCYSRGKQKYTFESKRDILDLVYQGLDLHMLKAFINKEECASVAKVVNMILKSSQSASIDKVPSEKGYMTEKNRDDGFLLSSDYFTIRRQSPKADPARLLAWQEAGRRSVEMTHIRSGYENGSETDDHMRSDLSDDDGNNVVVADDCQSVFVYGLKLLWTIGNRDAVWAWVGGLSKAFEPAKPSPSQQYAQRKLLEENKQRCGSDFHQDDVSKGLPTGKISKSFLQNVSTPGSLTSSPNSVKVDNLPSVKKENSDDLDGTRHFMVNVIEPQFNLHSEDANGRFLLAAVRGQVLARSFHSVFHVGYEIIEQALVSKDVPINEYQPEMTWKRMEFSVMLEHVQAHVAPTDVDPGAGLQWLPKILRSSPKVMRTGALLERVFMPCSMYFRYTRHKGGTPELKVKPLKELTFNSHDIEATMTSRQFQVMLDVLTNLLFARLPKPRKSSLSFPAEDYEDVEEEADEVVPDGVEEVELAKINLEKTEREQRLLLDDIRKLSLWGDPYGEPHQEKESELWMISGGRSLLVQGLKRELVIAQKSRKAASASLRMAFQKAAQLRLTEKEKNKSPSYAMRISLQINKVVWSMLVDGKSFAEAEINDMIYDFDRDYKDVGIARFTTKYFVVRNCLPNVKSDMLLSAWNPPSEWGKKVMLRVDARQGAPKDGNSPLELFEVEIYPLKIHLTETMYRMMWEYFFPEEEQDSQRRQEVWKVSTTAGARRVKKGSLLEASASSSHSIKEYEAPSKSGISAMLFPTSQPSVHVDSAQASKTQNAKANSGTVTGSNPELRRTSSFDRTWEETVAESVANELVLQSFSSSKNGQYSSAKQQDESAKNKSKDSKGVKGGRSSHEEKKVAKSHEEKRSRPRKMMEFHNIKISQVELLVTYEGQRFVVNDLKLLMDQFHRTEFTGTWRRLFSRVKKHIIWGVLKSVTGMQGRKFKDKGQSQHTGAGVPEIDLNFSDNEGQTGKSDQYPPSWPKRPSDGAGDGFVTSIRGLFNTQRRKAKAFVLRTMRGEAENDFQGDWSESDMDFSPFARQLTITRAKELIRRHTKKFRSRGQKASSSQQRESLPSSPRETTPFDSDSSSGSSPYEDFHE; via the exons ATGGGCATCCAATTGAAAAGCACCAAATTACGATCCACAGAGGATCTTGGGGAAAGTACACGCCTTGATTTCCAACTGGAGTTTAGTGAAATACAT CTTCTGAGAGAAGCAGGTTCTTCCATCCTGGAGATATTGAAGGTGGATTTGGCCTCTTTTGTATATATCCCAGTACAG CCAATATCACCTGTTAGAGCTGAAACTGATATCAAGTTAGGAGGTACTCAGTGCAACATCATAATGAGCAGGTTAAAGCCTTGGTTGTTTCTCCACTCGTCTAAGAAGAAAAGGATGGTACTTCGAGAAGAAGCATCTGTTGATGCAAAGCCTCAATCAACTGATGGCAAGACAATCATGTGGACATGCAATGTCTCAGCTCCTGAGATGACAATAGTGCTTTTCAATATGGCTGGTTCTCCTGTTTATCAT GGTTGCTCTCAATCATCGCATTTGTTCGCAAACAACATTTCAAATATGGGGACTACAGTACACACTGAACTTGGAGAGTTAAATCTTCACCTAGCTGATGAATATCAAGAATGCTTGAAAGAAAGTGTTTTTGGTGTGGAATCAAATTGTGGCTCCGTTATGCACATTGCGAAGGTTAATTTGGATTGGGGGAAAAAGGATGTGGAATCATCTGAAGGAGATGGTCCTAAGTGTAGACTAGGTTTGTTAGTTGATGTGACTGGTATGACACTATGTCTAACTTTCAAGCGTATAGAATCACTTGTGTCAACAGCCGTATCTTTTCAAGCTCTTTTGAAAAGCTTATCTGCTTCAAAGAAAAAGTTGACTCATAGTCAAGGTCGTTTAACAAAATCTTCTGGTAAAGGAACTCAGTTTTTGAAATTCAATCTTGAGAGGTGTTCAGTACATGTATGGGGTGAGACAGGTTTGGAAACTACATTTGTTCCAGATCCCAAGCGAGTTAATTATGGCTCACAAGGGGGTAGAGTTTTGATAAATGTGTCAGCAGATGGTACCCCACGCAATGCAAATATATTCTCCACTATTTCTAATGAAAACCAGAAGCTGAAGTACTCTGTCTCTCTTGAAATATTTCGATTTAGTTTGTGTGTGAACAAAGAGAAACAGTCCACACAGATGGAACTTGAGAGAGCCAAATCTGCCTATCAGGAATACAGGGAGGAAAATAGGGAAGTAACAAATGTGGCGTTGTTTGATATGCAAAATGCTAAATTTGTACAGCGTTCAGGTGGTCTCAAAGACATTGCTGTCTGTTCTCTTTTTAGTGCTACCGATATCACTGTAAGGTGGGAGCCTGATGTACATCTATCACTAATTGAACTTGTTTTTCAGCTGAAGCTACTTGTACACAATAGTAAGCTTCAGGAGCATGGCAATGAACACATGGAAGATTTGTCTCATGTTCAAGATGCTAATTGGAAAAAAGAATCTGCCATTGGATCAGGGTACCTTGAAaagcagaaaaagaaagaatctATTTTTGCTGTCGATGTAGAAACATTAAGTATTTCGGCTGGGCTAGGAGATGGAGTTGAGGCCATGGTTCAGGTGCAATCAATTTTCTCTGAGAATGCTCGTATAGGAGTACTCCTTGAAGGACTTATGCTTAGTTTGAATGGAGCTAGAGTCTTCAAGAGTAGTAGAATGCAAATTTCCCGGATTCCTAGTGTTTCTGCAAATGCATCTGATGTAAAAGGACATGTGACAACATGGGATTTTGTAGTCCAAGGTCTTGATTTTCACATTATCATGCCATACAGATTGCAATTGCGTGCCATTGATGATGTCATCGAAGATATGTTGCGAGGTTTGAAGCTCATAATTGCTGccaagaaaaaaatgatttttcccGTAAAGAAAGAGATCTCTAAAGTTAAGAAACCTAGCTCCGTACAATTTGGATGCATAAAATTTTGCATACGTAAGCTAACTGCTGATATTGAAGAGGAACCAATCCAGGGATGGTTTGATGAGCACTATCAGCTTCTGAAGAAGGAGGCTGCTGAGTTAGCCATTCGGTTGAACTTTCTAGATGAATTTATATCGAAGGCAAAACAAGGTTCCAAATCAACTGACACCGTTAGTTCTTCTCAAGAAAGAAAAGTTTCTTTTAATAATGTGGAGGCTAATGTAAAAGATTCTTCTACTATTGAATCCATGAGGGAAGAAATTTATAAACGATCATTTCGATCATATTACCAGGCGTGCCAGAATCTTGTGTTGTCGGAAGGGTCTGGTGCTTGTGTGGATGATTTTCAATCTGGTTTCAGACCTAGTACATCAAGGACATCTCTTCTTTCAATATCTGCCTCAGATTTAGATGTAAGcttgaaaaaaattgatggtGGAGAGGTTGGTATAATTGAGGTTCTGAAGAAGCTTGATCCTGTCTGTCTTGAGAAAGATATACCATTTTCCCGACTTTATGGGACAAATATTCTCTTAAATACAGGTTCTCTTGTAGTTAAGCTTCGGAATTACACATTTCCTCTTTTCTCTGGAAGTTCCGGTAAATGTGAAGGCCATCTTGTATTGGCTCAGCAG GCAACTAGCTTTCAGCCTCAAATATATCAAGATGTCTATGTTGGGAGATGGAGAAAAGTTCGTATGCTACGATCAGCTAGTGGTACTACTCCACCATTGAAGACATACTCTGATTTGCCCATACATTTCCAGAAAGGTGAGGTATCATTTGGGGTGGGTTATGAACCAGCTTTTGCTGATGTTAGTTATGCTTTCACCGTAGCACTTCGGAGGGCTAATCTAAGTTTAATGAATCCTGGTCCACTTATCCTGCCACCAAAAAAGGAGCGAAGTTTGCCATGGTGGGATGACATGAGAAATTACATCCATGGAAGAATATCCTTAATGTTTTCTGAATCAAAATGGAATGTTTTAGCAAGTACAGATCCTTATGAAAAGGTTGACAAACTTCAAATTGTGACCAACTCTATGGAGATGCACCAGTCTGATGGTCGTGTTTTTGTTTCTGCCAAagattttaagattttgttgAGTAGTTTGGAGAGTTTGGCGAACAAACGAGGCATTAAAATTCCAGCAGGTGTCTCAGGTGCATTTCTGGAAGCGCCTGTCTTTACTCTTGAAGTTACAATGGACTGGGATTGTGAATCCGGAGATCCCATGaatcattatttatttgcaCTTCCAGCTGAGGGCAAACCTCGTGATAAAGTATTTGATCCCTTCAGATCCACTTCACTTTCCCTTCGATGGAACTTCTCTCTTAGACCCTTTCCTCCTCCATCACAAAAGGAATCCTCATCTTCCATTACTAGGGATATTGAGGGTGATGCTACTGcatttgataattttcaaaCGTCCCAGAATGTTTCACCTCTGTCCCCAACATTTAACTTTGGAGCTCATGATCTAGCATGGATTCTAAAGTTCTGGAGTTTGAACTACATTCCTCCACATAAGCTGCGCAGCTTTTCTCGGTGGCCTCGTTTTGGTATTCCAAGAATTGCCAGATCTGGCAATCTTTCATTAGATAAAGTGATGACTGAATTTATGCTCCGTCTAGATGCCACACCAGCCTGTATAAAGAACATGCCTCTAGATGATGATGATCCGGCGAGAGGACTGACTTTTGCAATGACGAAACTGAAATATGAACTGTGTTACAGTAGGGGCAAGCAAAAGTATACTTTTGAAAGCAAGCGTGATATTCTTGATCTTGTTTACCAAGGTCTTGATCTTCATATGCTAAAGGCTTTCATAAACAAAGAAGAATGTGCCAGTGTTGCCAAAGTAGTTAACATGATACTGAAAAGTTCTCAATCTGCATCCATTGACAAAGTTCCCAGTGAAAAGGGTTACATGACAGAAAAAAATCGTGATGATGGATTTCTTTTATCCTCTGATTACTTCACCATCAGAAGACAATCTCCGAAGGCTGATCCTGCTAGGTTATTAGCATGGCAAGAAGCAGGAAGAAGAAGTGTCGAGATGACGCATATACGGTCTGGGTATGAAAATGGGAGTGAAACAGATGATCATATGCGATCGGACCTAAGTGATGATGATGGTAACAATGTAGTAGTAGCTGATGATTGTCAGAGTGTGTTTGTGTATGGTCTGAAGCTTTTGTGGACTATTGGAAACAGAGATGCTGTTTGGGCTTGGGTTGGTGGTCTGTCCAAAGCCTTTGAACCAGCCAAGCCTTCTCCTTCCCAGCAGTATGCACAGAGAAAATTACTTGAGGAAAACAAACAGCGTTGTGGTTCTGATTTCCATCAGGACGATGTTTCTAAGGGCCTTCCAACTGGTAAAATTTCCAAGTCTTTTTTGCAGAATGTGAGTACTCCTGGATCACTcacatcttcaccaaattcagTTAAAGTGGACAACTTGCCATCTG TCAAAAAAGAGAACTCGGATGATTTAGATGGGACTAGACATTTCATGGTGAATGTTATTGAGCCACAGTTTAATCTTCACTCAGAGGATGCAAAT GGTAGATTTTTGCTCGCTGCCGTAAGGGGCCAAGTTTTAGCTCGGTCATTTCATTCAGTCTTTCATGTTGGTTATGAGATAATTGAGCAAGCACTTGTATCTAAAGATGTTCCTATTAACGAGTACCAACCtgaaatgacatggaaaagaATGGAATTCTCTGTCATGTTGGAGCACGTGCAGGCTCATGTTGCACCAACAGATGTTGATCCAGGTGCTGGATTGCAGTGGCTTCCCAAAATTCTTAGAAGCTCTCCAAAGGTAATGCGTACGGGGGCTCTTCTTGAAAGAGTTTTTATGCCTTGTAGTATGTATTTTCGGTATACAAGGCACAAAGGGGGAACTCCAGAATTGAAG GTGAAGCCTTTGAAGGAGCTCACATTTAATTCTCATGATATAGAGGCAACAATGACATCACGCCAGTTTCAAGTCATGCTGGATGTATTGACCAATCTTCTATTTGCTCGCCTGCCAAA GCCTCGAAAAAGTAGCTTATCCTTTCCTGCCGAAGATTATGAGGATGTTGAAGAGGAAGCAGATGAGGTGGTTCCTGACGGTGTTGAAGAGGTGGAACTTGCAAAAATAAACCTTGAAAAAACAGAGAGGGAACAAAGGTTGCTTCTTGATGATATTCGAAAATTGTCTCTTTGGGGTGATCCTTATGGGGAACCACATCAAGAAAAGGAAAGCGAGTTATGGATGATATCTGGTGGAAGATCTTTGCTG GTCCAGGGACTGAAGAGAGAACTTGTAATTGCTCAAAAATCTAGAAAGGCAGCATCCGCCTCATTAAGGATGGCTTTTCAAAAAGCTGCCCAACTACGACTAACAGAGAAGGAGAAGAATAAAAGTCCTTCCTATGCTATGCGCATATCTTTGCAAATTAATAAAGTTGTTTGGAGCATGCTTGTTGATGGTAAATCCTTTGCTGAGGCTGAGATTAATGACATG ATATATGACTTTGACCGGGATTACAAGGATGTCGGCATTGCTCGGTttacaacaaaatattttgttgtcaGAAATTGCCTGCCTAATGTCAAGTCTGATATGCTTTTGTCAGCATGGAATCCTCCATCTGAATGGGGAAA AAAAGTGATGCTACGTGTGGATGCACGGCAGGGAGCTCCAAAGGATGGAAATTCTCCCCTTGAACTTTTTGAG GTGGAGATTTATCCCCTTAAGATTCATTTAACAGAGACAATGTACAGAATGATGTGGGAATATTTCTTCccagaagaagaacaagattcACAACGTCGACAG GAGGTTTGGAAGGTTTCAACCACTGCTGGTGCAAGGCGTGTAAAGAAAGGTTCACTTCTTGAAGCTTCTGCTTCAAGCAGTCATTCAATAAAAGAGTATGAGGCCCCATCCAAGTCTGGCATATCTGCAATGCTATTTCCCACAAGTCAACCTTCGGTCCATGTTGACTCGGCTCAA GCATCAAAAACACAAAATGCCAAAGCAAACTCTGGTACTGTTACTGGTTCAAACCCCGAGTTGAGAAGGACATCATCTTTTGACAGAACTTGGGAAGAGACTGTGGCAGAATCTGTAGCTAACGAGCTTGTGTTACAAAGCTTCTCTTCCTCAAAAAATGGCCAATATAGTTCTGCCAAGCAACAAGATGAATCAGCTAAGAATAAATCAAAAGATTCCAAAGGTGTGAAAGGTGGCCGTTCATCTCATGAAGAGAAAAAGGTGGCCAAGTCTCATGAAGAGAAGAGATCTAGGCCACGAAAGATGATGGAGTTTCACAACATAAAAATTAGCCAG GTTGAGTTATTGGTTACATATGAAGGGCAGCGATTTGTTGTAAATGATCTTAAATTACTGATGGATCAATTTCATAGAACTGAGTTTACTGGAACTTGGCGAAGACTCTTCTCACGAGTTAAGAAGCACATAATCTGGGGAGTCCTAAAGTCTGTAACTGGAATGCAG GGTAGGAAATTTAAAGACAAAGGCCAGAGTCAGCATACTGGTGCTGGTGTTCCTGAAATTGATCTTAACTTTAGTGACAATGAAGGGCAGACAGGAAAATCTGATCAATATCCACCATCGTGGCCTAAGCGTCCAAGTGATGGTGCGGGTGATGGATTTGTAACATCCATTAGAGGATTGTTCAATACTCAACGCCGCAAGGCAAAGGCATTTGTGCTCAGAACTATGAGGGGAGAAGCAGAGAATGATTTTCAAGGTGATTGGAGCGAAAGTGATATGGATTTCTCCCCTTTTGCTCGGCAGCTCACGATCACGAGAGCCAAAGAACTTATTAGGAGGCACACTAAGAAGTTCCGTTCGAGAGGACAAAAAG CCTCATCTTCACAACAAAGAGAATCACTACCATCGTCACCACGAGAGACAACTCCGTTTGACAGTGATTCTTCAAGTGGATCCTCACCCTACGAAGATTTTCATGAATAG